The nucleotide window TCGGATACGAGTAGAAAGCGTTTGGACAGGTGAAGAAAGGGTATCCGGGTACGCCCCAGTTCTACTGCGGATAGTAGACCATGCCGGATGTCTGTTGAGGATAATAGAAGCCGTCAGGGCTGGGTGTCACCATGCCACCCATACCCATGACACTGGGTTGGTAGCCTTGAGGCGCAGGGTAGCCAGAATAATTGGTAACCGGCGGCAGCTGTGACGCATCGAAGTAGTAAACCATCCCATTCGCTTCTTGAACCACCAGACTGGACCCTGGAGCAGGGGGTGGGCCGTTGTTAGACATCACAGGTTGCTCGGGCTGATTCTGAGGCGTGAAGCTACCAGGAGGACCTGGCTGGCTGGGCACAAATGCAGGTGCAGTACTGGACGGTCCCATATTGGGAGTGTTGTAGTTGGGCGGGTAATAGTATCCCTGCTGAGGCTGCGCTTGATATGGCTGCTGGTTGTAGTAAGGTTGCTGGCCATAAGTGTTTGGCTGGAAAGGAGCAGCATGAATGGCTCTCTCAGGAATCTGAGACAAAGGTGTACCAGTAGAATGCTGAGATGGATAAGACGGCTGGCGAGTATGTGATTCTTGAGACAGGCCATTAGCCATTTGAATAGGCACCTGTTGGTGGAAGGCCTGCTGGTAAGCCTGGGGACCTTGTGTTAAGGTAGGTGACTCGATATCAGCAACAGATATGTTCTTCTGTGGACGAGGCTGATGCATGGGCAGAGCCGAGGTGGGCCGGTTCTCCTGGAAGGCAGGCTTTTGAGGAAGGGGATATGTCTGAGGCGGAGGCAGATCGTTGATTGATGTCTCCAGTGCGTGAGGTCTCTCGACACCAAAGGGAGGATCGACTGGCCCATAAGCAGAAGCTGGAGCAGCCATTGGCGGAACCATTGTGTTCATTGGCATTTCCGGCCGAGGAGCAGGAGGTAGTCGAACAACCGGCCGGGTATTCTCAACAGGGATGGGGGGCCGTGAGATAACGGAGCCTGTAGGGGAAAACATGTAATCACGGTCCACGATGGAAGACCGCCTGCTCATGGCCACACTAGGAGAATACACGCTGCCATAATAACTGCCCCCAAAAACACTTGTTCGTCTCGAGAAGCCACCCATAGAACCAAAGCCAGAACGAGGTTTTCC belongs to Fusarium oxysporum Fo47 chromosome V, complete sequence and includes:
- a CDS encoding CASC3/Barentsz eIF4AIII binding-domain-containing protein; protein product: MASAVPRRRKLIGQRRRVEDEGEDEAGPETLDLDDDSITDGSLTDDNDPADDSDTSNIDEASPTSPNARRKVNGAAKHAGHSHKSGSGSGPGQNGKPVTDTDVMLHGLSITDQSPPVQEMHFDEVVAPSPSKSPAAPIVVSSASARPPAAPANRRRQEHEDYKRKRDEDPAFVPNRGAFFMHDHRHAGPAANGFRPFGRGRGRGGRGGIGGPFAPINQLHQPVDPTTNSPWTHDMHDAVVEPAPPARPRHMVEQEGPANGNGFIPTCDPNPTPINRTLSTEKHIGNAQVRVSLPSMKEPVVIPRLAVKQYTKLPDHRPPLRRDKPVRISLPNNPPRYIYPAADRSFIFIPRAMRPNQQRMRGKPRSGFGSMGGFSRRTSVFGGSYYGSVYSPSVAMSRRSSIVDRDYMFSPTGSVISRPPIPVENTRPVVRLPPAPRPEMPMNTMVPPMAAPASAYGPVDPPFGVERPHALETSINDLPPPQTYPLPQKPAFQENRPTSALPMHQPRPQKNISVADIESPTLTQGPQAYQQAFHQQVPIQMANGLSQESHTRQPSYPSQHSTGTPLSQIPERAIHAAPFQPNTYGQQPYYNQQPYQAQPQQGYYYPPNYNTPNMGPSSTAPAFVPSQPGPPGSFTPQNQPEQPVMSNNGPPPAPGSSLVVQEANGMVYYFDASQLPPVTNYSGYPAPQGYQPSVMGMGGMVTPSPDGFYYPQQTSGMVYYPQ